In the genome of Brachypodium distachyon strain Bd21 chromosome 3, Brachypodium_distachyon_v3.0, whole genome shotgun sequence, the window CATTACTGGCTGCATGGAAACATTGGGAAGAGAGTGAATAAAGATATACAGGGTTggtcttttttcatttttcttttttcttttagtgcTCATGGACCTCTGTCCTTGTTGTTACGAGTTTGTGAACCCAGTATAGTTTATGGGATACCCTTGTATTAAAGAATTTCTTTGTGCGAAGTTCTCCATTTGTTTAACTGGAGACTATATATCTATGGATCATTGAGATGTTGCTGCTGAATGTGCAGTTAGTTGAAACTTGAATGCCACAGATAGTTCTTTCATTGTAAAAGGATGTACAGAAGAAGCTAATTTTGGGGCGACTGAAAAAGGTTGGATTTACCTTGGATTTTGGTAACAATGTACAGAGCATCATGTTGAGAATCATCCTCTTGCAAGGGAATAGCTTGGATCTGTTGGTTCCAAGACAAATGGGCGGTAGCAGAGAATATTAGAGGTAAAATACTATCTATTTCCAACTTGATCTACAAATGAGAAAGCAAAAGTATTTGCATCAATACAACAATTGTATGAATTCCCCAAACATTTTAGTGTCATAGTTTTCATgataaaaaagagagcacaTAAAGAGTAGCTTTGACCCACCTCTCAAAGCCGTGTCCTTCAGCTGTTGCAAGTCTTCTCATCGAGTTCTTGAGGCCTTGAAGATCAAGCAGAAAAGCAATCCAGCGTAGAACAACCAATCAGCAGGTCAGCTAGCTACCCCAAGCCAGCAGTTCAGACTCTCATACAACTCTTTGCCTTGTCATTTTGTTTCAGCGCTTTGCCGCAATCGTAGGCTGCAGAGCAGTCATCCTGTAGATACAGGGTCGTATTGTTTTCTGAACCTCCTATAGTCCTATTGTTCTCTCTTAATTGATTGGGCTGCAGAGCAGGCCATCCTGTAGATACCGTGTTGTTTTCTGAACCTCCTATAGTCAGTCCTAGGATCCTCTCTTAATTGATTAGGCTGCACTCCTGCAACTGTTCTTAACAAAAGGAGCAACTAATCAGTTGATATGAGGATTATTACCTTTCTGACTGCGAAGTCATGATGAGTAACGTGTTTCAACATTGAAATTTTTATCTTGTTTTTAGCTGTCTTACCTGAATCAGACTTTCTATTCTCATTGCCTACTACTTTAGAAGCCAAGAATATATGCTCCTCCTTTTGTATTCTTACAGACTTAGACTTCTTGCATATATCTTTCTAAAAGTAACAGAATATATGGGGAGATATTATTGTTTTTCCTGTATCCATGTCCACTAACAGAGCATCTTCCTATTGGCAGCCAACTTCTTGCCAATTTGTTTTGCATTAATTGATAAATTATTTTCCCTTTCTCTCCATCTTTGTTTCCATAGGTTTCCCTAATGACATCCTCCACTTTTTCCTCTATCCCCtggtattttttgttttccctaTCAATTTTCCTCCAAATTAATATGCTATCTGTATTTGCATGAGACAACATGAAATTGGATTTTCAATTGTATGCAGTAAACAAATCATGCTTCCTTCCTAAAATGGATCAAGGAAGATTGTTCGTTGTCCTAGGTTAGCAACCGAGACACTGGACTACCAGAGGGAAAGTAACACGGGAGTTTATACTGGTTTGGTGCAACGAATGCACCATAGACCTGTCGTTGTACCCAGCTGCAGGGTTGGAGGGGGTACCTCTTGGTCCTTTGTCCTTGAGGGCACATCTGTTCATGTGTTTATGTATTGATCGAGAGAATTCAAGGTACAACTGAAAAGTGCGAGTTACATGCAATAGCTCATGGCCCTATACACATGACTAGGATACCCCTTGGTATGGTGACCAAAGCAAGGGCAGTCCTCTTAGGAGATAGTGGGTCTATGCGGCTATGCCTCTTGGGTCTACCAGCAGAGGTTGTCCCCGGGTGTCCCATGAACCTGCCAAGTCAGGATCCCCAGGCGCACGGACCTCTCCCCGGACCATAAGGAGGTTCCCAGGGGATATCTTTCCTCTGAGATCACTAAGGGACTTTCCTGGAGGGGTCTCCCCTATTACCCCTCCGTGGGTGATGTCAGGGCCCTATTAGAAGCATAAGTAGATGACCTGCTGTAGAGAAGCACATGTTGATGGCATTTCATGCTCTGCATCACTTATTTGCTTTGTGGACTTCATAGATGTAAGACTTCTTCAGAACAGTACATTTTCATGCACGGCCATGGTAAAGCTATCATTCCTGATatgtgaagaagaagatttgACAATGTAAAAATGTTTTTTGGTGCATCCTCTCCAGGCTACTGCTACTTGCTTGCTTCTGTTTTAGGAAAGTTTTAAGTACATGAACAAAGGTCCCCCACTCTTCATCTAACAAGACAATCTCAACACGCCAAGAGTGCCAATCAATGTTTCATAACTGTTTGTAGAACTCTTAACCATTAATGGAAGCCATCCTGACAGTGACCTATATCTGACATCAGGACGTGTAATATATGATGGCCATGCATGATACCAATGGTAGACATTATGTACAGATTTTCTTTAGTCACCTAatttattttgtgaaggaaacAATCAAAGAATACCTTGCACTACTTGTATACATAGTCTGATTGCAACCACTCAGACGATGACCTATGAGTACTCTTCATGACAGTAGTCCATATGGCAATATGACATCATACTCAGGACCCTACACATTCTTCACCTTTTCTGCTCTGTTCCAAGTTAGTAACCTGAGTTATCAGTTATCAGCAGTAAGCCGGTAACATTATCTTTCAAGTGGGAACACATCATCAAATTGGGGATTCAAGAGCAAGAATAAAAGAAGACATCTAAGAGGTTTGCAGTGCTGAGTGCAGACTCCCTCATCTGTTGCAGCTATTTCCTGGTAGTGTCATGGTCGGTGCCATAATTGTTTTTGTAGAAGTCATTTAATGTTCTTGAGCTGCCGTTTTGATGTAACTGAGGATCTGAACCCTCAATTCATGGTCGGCATACTCTTTCCCTGCTATCCAACACAAAGAGGCTACCTCCTGGACAGCTGATGAGCATATATAGTTGGTGAAGTTACCAAAAATATGTCGGATCATGGTTCAAGAATGAGCCGTGTCCCATGTCCTGTTACCATCCGGTTCATCTCTTGAAGCACTGAATTATTATCATGATTAAGTTGTTACGAAATCAGTAGCATTAGTTACACTGACTCACCACCCCTATCAAGTGATGACCTTTTCCGCCGTTGTAGCTTTCAAAATTATATTGTGACTTAACTTCCTACACTATTTTTTCAGATAAGCAACAATGATGGAATGGGGAAAGCATTCTACTCGGATAGAAATTTGGAAGGCTGATGTTGCAAGAATATCATCACACCCTCGTCAGGAGGCACGGAAGTTGGGCCTTTTAGTGccacatatgtatatatgttgaAAAGCAAAACATGCCGTTCCTTTGAAGCTACCAAATAGAattcatgtttcttttttgttccaTCTAGGATAGTTTACTCtctcaaaacaaaaggagaatAAGGTGAGTTGCCTCACATTCTTAACCAATGAGGAAGGTTGCAATAGAAATGCTAGGATGCTACGTTGAATGTACTTTTTATTAAATACTCCGTACactatatttgttttttcttctggttCGTAATAAATGTAACACTTTAAAGATGGAGCCATGTTCTCTATTGTGCATATCCTGCAAAACTGTACTTGCCTGCATTTCATTCTTTCATTATTTTCATCAAATTGATGAACCAAATTAATATCCCAAAAGGTGTACAAAAGTTTTACGCATATGGTTCGTCTACAGAAAATGAATTAAAGATGTATGCTGTATTTCTTGAAATTGCTGCGTCATCATAATTTGCACTGCACATGCTGCTCTAGTACTAGAGCAtctttttaattctttctccCATTTCTAGTTTTCTATGGTTGTTAGTACCTGGGGACCTGGGATGCGTTGCTGAAATCAAGGGCACGTATGTACGAGAGTACGTGTGTGCCTTGCTGGTGAACTGTTAACAATGCAACAGACACCTGACTGGTGATCATTAGCAAACCAGGGGAACCATTTCATGTGCAGGGGCAGACAAGACTCTAAATTTCTAATGTAATCATGGAATGAACTGGATTTGAAAGTTCTTGGTACTAATACTACCTTTTAGTTTTAGCATTATTAAATCATAATTCCAAGTAATACTGATCCTTTTTGCATGCAGAGGCGAAGTTTTAATGGCCTTATGGTTCCAGGCAAAGAAAAAACGGCCTTATGACAAATGCATGAACTTCATCCTGTTCGTGTCCGACCAGTCTTGCTTTTCTAAGTTCTTTTGTTCCAACTTTTTATTGAAACAGAACAGCTATGGATCTTTGAGCTGAAACATCCTAAAGTTCTGTGTTGTGTTATCATCTggttatatatttttcttggatttttttttaatcaggGACTCAATAGTCGCTTTTAACCTATCCTGGTTTCAGAATCTCTGTAAAGCttgtttcaaaaaatatccttgcaaaaaaaaactcattttcTGTTGGTTGAGTAAAGGAGAAGCAACAGTTGTTGACTCTGGCAGTTTCTTATGATAGGTCAACTACACACAGCTTTGACATAGAGTTCCTTAACTTTGTAGCTCTTCTCTACTTGGTAGTATATGTGTTCAACCATGTACACGTGCAcatcaattaaaaaaaaaaatcttctcaAGCAACTTGCTGAGCTTTGATTCTGAGCAATTGAGTTAACCAAGACATGATTTAAGTCTTTGCTGTAAGCTAAAACACCCACTCATCACTAATGGGGAGTCTAAATATAAGTGCAGCAAGAGCCAAGAAGCAAGCAACAATGTGTGCTTAATCTGGCAATTAAACTCCAGGGTTTTGTTCCTTTATTTTCCATGGCCTGAATCACTAGTTGCTGAATGGAATGCTGATGAGATTGCGATGCATGATGATAGTGGTGATCATGTTGCTGGAAGACAGTTACAGATTGAGACTTGTTGAGCTCTTCTGTGGCAATGGGACTCTCCTTGGTTAGGTGAGGAATTATGACTAGATTTGGGTGCTGATTAATAAATATGCATGTGTTGAAATTCTGCTTGGTGCATTATTAGGGTTTACTACCTTGCAAGAAGCTACGAAGAGAAGACCATGGCTCGAGGAAAAGCTACCTAAACTGAGATGGTCGGTAGCTCTGATTTTCTCCAGTTGAATTCGTGGTTCGGTGCTTTGTTAATTGCTCAAATATCAAGAACTGGAACGTACCATCCCAATGTGCAACTGACATGTGAGGCCCACCCTGAGCCCAACATATCATGTCCACAAGCAATGattttatatattttcaaaTATTGCTTTCAAGCACTTAAGTTTAGTAGTTGTCTCTTGTAGTTACTTGTACCCTACTTGCttaataatatgaaaaaagaaagaaagagatgtTCAATGGAATAAAATGAGAGCTAGTGTTCCACTAATGACATACCAAACAAGAACTTATCTAGCTAAGCATTTTTAGGACTCCTTGCTCAGCTGAGCAAAATGGGTAGCATTTATAGGACTCCTTTCTTGTGAGATTTGTAAAAATGTAAAAGGATAAAAAAAGGTTTACAGAAAGTCTTGGAGCAAGGAGTCCATCAAGGATGGGAAAGTGCATTTTTACAATCTGATAGTGATGCTTTAATCCTGCTTCCAGAGTAAGGCGATTCCTGCTTTACCACACTGCACAGCACCATACTGTCAAATGGGGAATGTTTTGCATTAGGCAATGTCATATCGATTACTTGCCTAGAAGCTTTAAATTCTCAAAATGGCTTAATCATGCTAATTAACACTAAACTACACGCAACTACATCGAATCGGAAGAAATTCTGGCGTTCCAAATGGGACCAAACCTTTTATCTTTGGAAAGGTAACCGAAAAAAGATCATGTTTATATCCATAGGCACACTATAATGTGAAAGTTCCCTTTCTAATCAGGCTGGAACtttgtgcaattttttttgcatccaACCAGTCACCAGTCACCACATTCTCATTGGCTGGCCTCCAAGTGACTGAGGAAGAACAGTCAGATTACATGTCCCTGTTATTTACTCTTACAAGCAAATTCCTATCCCAACCTTCACCTTCCATGAATGCACATTGCAACCATGCCTGTGGCAATGCAACAGCCTGCTTTTGACAACTTTCATTGCTCCCCAGAACATAGAAACCCCAGCCTTCACCACAGTGACCATGACAGGCTCTTTCACCATCCATTGTGGCAATAATGCCGCCTTTTCGCCATCCATTTGTCCGAGCAGCGTGTGAAAACCGTATAccagtgaaaaaaaaaagagagagtaaCAGCTAATAATGTGCATAAGTAGAGAGGTGTATGGCCGCTTTACAGAGCTTTGTGTATACAAGATGAGGTACATCTAGCAACAAAAGCAAGATGCAAAATTTGTGTGAATGTGAACAATTATTTGGTTTTATCTTTTCCATTTGCAGAAAAGGTGTTCCAAGAATAACAATAAAGCTGGCCGGCCACGCATATTTCCCTGTGGACGATGGCTACCTGCAACATGGAAATGCAAGGGAAGCAGACAAATGTAATCAGATTCTTGCCAATTGTCTATGCAATTCTTAGGTAAGAATCGGATGGTCCAAGATTTCGAATTTTTAATCTCTGCACTTTATGCTCTTCGAGGAAATGTCCACGAAAATTCATTGCAATTTAGCATCTGGCACGGTTATGCATGAGGACAGAGGATGATGTTTCTTAGCAAAAGCATGGTTCATAATCATATCAGGTTCTTCAAGAACTTGTCCATGGGCAGTTTCTGTTCTAGTGCCCGAGTAAAATGAACTTACAATCCATTAGTAAAATGGAACTTACAATCGGAGATGTAATTTCTACTGGAATCCTTCAGAAACAAGGAATACATAGAAATGCTAATCGAAAGATCCAATTAGCAAAGACTGAATCTGATCTGGGGATCCATGCACCTTGCACTGTTCAACCACTTATGGAGCAATGTGACTGAACATGAACACAGCAGCCTTTGTCTCCACCGACCACATGGGCTTAAGGAACACACAAAGCAGGTCAGTGCATGCATTAAGCCCTCTGCAGCTGCTCATAATCAGTATTCAATTTAGCACAAGTACAATCCTGCCGAGGTTAATTTAAAATAGGCGGAGCCTTAGCCTTGGTTTCTGCAAGAAGGAATCAAAagattatttgtttatttccTTGCACGATAGATCGTGTTTCTGCTGCCGACTATGCTTTTGATAAGATCTGATTTACATCTCTACTGTTAAGAAATTCTCATCTTTGATTTGAAAGTCTTTGGCCGCATTTAGAGCGCTTTGAACGATAAAATTCTTCTCTTTATTCTCTCGAGAATTCTTTTGGGTAGCCTTTGTTCCAATATAGTTCTACTCTTTATTCTTAATATTCTTTTATGTTCGGTAAAGCGTTTATTCTGCATAAACTTTGCATCTCCGGAAAACATATTTGTTTATGGCAAAGAACCATTATACTGTATAAGAGAATTATTGGCTAGCATATAAGCTGCAAATCTTTCaatgcacaaaaaaaattcctaaaaTTTCATAGCCTCCAAGCCATTGATTGTAGGTTTTGGAGCAAAGCCTTATCAATTATGTCTTGTCTAACCACCAGTACAGGCTACTGCTTCACTAGTTCCATGTATAATGCATGAACCAGCCTTTGGACTCAAGTGATGACAGTATATGATCCAAAAGCTATAATCAATGGCACCAAGATACCTTTTgctcttttctcctttcttccgTTAGATCTTCATCTTCATATATTATCAAGAAGTGCCAGATGTATATGAGCAGAACCAACCCATGAACTTAGGATTATAATGGAGAAAAAACATGTACTTTCTCTCTTCTCCACACACATAAAAAAGTAAAGAACATCTTGGACACACCAAGTCATGTTAAAGTACAGTTAAGTACTCTAGTGCAATTGAGTGCCTCAAGAATCTTGAGAGATACCACCAAGAAAACCAAAGTCCAGGGCACCTTTTTCCTCAATGGGCTCTGCCCAATATatgttattttttctctcttgaGTTTTAGAGTTTTACTACTGCAAGCAACATATACTCTTTAAAATATATTCTGCAAATACAGATGCACACATCATGCTACCAGATCAAGCAGAAGGATGGTCTGGGTGATTCACTTGactaaagaaaagaaaacttgaCACATATATCATTTAAAAAATTTGAACTGTCAATTCAACCAATCATGCTCATGTACATCAGTATTGTTCCAGTTCCATCTTCTTATGATTCATTGCCAGAGAGAAAACCGGAGAAGCAACGCCCAAGTAATGCATTCACATCTAGTGCATTAGACTGCTTCAATTCCTGACAAATCCAAAAACAATCAAACATGTAATTTCTTTTGTGAACCAAATTATGTGACCATTAGACTGCTTCAATTTCCTGAAAAATCCCAAACAATCAAGCATgtaatttccttttcttgtgaACCCAATTATGTGGCCACCGTTGTTTGATCTCGCCAACTACCCTGGCCGGAGGAACGGCGACCGGAGATGGAGAATATTCTGGTTGTTCTTGCTCTGATAATCCTTTGTTCTGTGGAAATGgatggagaggaagaaaggtGGTGCCTGATGAGGTGAGGTGACCACCTTGTTGGTGTCCTTGATTCCCCCTGCCTTTTGCAGCATGGATGGCCTCTGCAATCTCCACTGTGTGAGAGAGCTGGCTCTACTCCATCAATGCAGCTAAGCTACCTCCAGGTCCAGTGCACCAAATTGCAATTCTTGCAGGTggtccattccattccatttcCATATCTATGTATGTATAATGCGTGTGTGTGTACTGCTTAATTTACATACACAAGAAGTGAAGACCAAGATGCATTATGCATGCCAAGCACATCTTGGGGCCAGTTGCTGATCTTGCCACTCCTGTTATAACTTGAGGACAGTACTACTAGAGGATCATCAGACTCATGTGTTGTGACGGCAGCAGAATATGCATCAGGCTGCATATCTGCCATGTGGTTAGGTGGGTAGGCAGTACTGCCAAGATATCATGTGAGCTGGAGCCAGATGAAAAATGGATTTTTGAGACGAAATATTTTGAGAGCAGCTACCAAGAGAGATGGCGCTAAGGCTAAGCTATATTGATAGTGCTCCTGCCATTTAGTTTGCAGAGATGTACTGTGCCTATGCACAACAGTGTTGGTCcatccatgccatgcatatgcatgcatgacaacTAAGAAAAGTGGTCTTGTGGTACAATCAAATTCTCCAGAACCAACAAACAGAGATGCTGTGATAGGAATAGTGGAGAGAACAAAGGGGTAATTTGGAGAATCTCTTTCTGTGTGCACTGCAACCATTAGTGCTTGTACTACAAAAGaattctgaagaaaaaaatggtgaAAAAAAACTGGACCTGTTATTTTTATTCCATCCTATCTATCTAAATATATATTCCAAGTCACAAAAGACTGGCTGCCATCACACTCTGATTATTCTCACTGCCTTGTGGAAGGAATATCGTGAGAATTTTCTGAAGAATGTTCATCAATTGGCATCCGAAGAATGAAGCTGTAAAAATCCGAAGCTAAAGTCAGGCAGAGGTAAGAATGTACTAGCTGTAAAATCCTGAAGCGAAGTCAGACAGAATAAATAACACAATGGCATTAGCACAGGCCATCACAGTGCAGAAACAGAGACAGAGGCAGAagtgcagaaaagaaaaaactgctccaaggcagaagaaaaataagatgAATGTATTCAGACCAGTAAACCAAGAGGAGGATTAATTAGCTTAAGTAATTATATATTGCACTTCCTTTGTCTGAACAGCACAGAAGGAACTAGAGAGCTTACATAGTGGAGTACATGATGATGCATTGCCAAACTTAACCATCACTTGGCACACCAATTTCAGATGATTACCAGACTAGATAGACAGGCCCAAGAATTACACATGATAACCAGGCCATTAATTAACCCCAGCAGCTAGCTTACTTAGGTGCATTaataaaacctgaaacaccaAAAgcatcaggaaaaaaaaaagatggatgtttttttttgttgatctTGCTATAGAGCTTCTGTGCCAGCCATGGCGGTGGAATGGGATCAGtcggtagctagctagcaaggcTGGAACATGAAGAGGTCGGGGGATGATCTGAACATGTCGTCCAAGGCGCCATCGAAGCCGCCGAGCAGCAGCgggtcgccgccggtggccgcggccgcggcggcgacggtgagcgcgacggcggcggcggcggccgtgttGCTGTTGCTATTGCTATTGCTtccgccgcagccgctgctgccgctgctgttgttgttggcggCGCTCATGCCGATGCAGGAGAGGATGTCGTTGAGGGacgcgaggcgggcggcgagctcggcggcctGTGTGCGGAGGACGGCGTTCTcggcgtcgacggcgaggagccCGCGCGCGGTGAGCcccagcgcggcggcgacgtgcGCGTTCTCTCGGCGGAGGtgcgccgcctgcgccgccagGTCGTCGAGGTGGCGCTGCTTCCGCATCCGCGACCGCCGCGCCGACTCCCGGTTCGACAGCATCCGCTTcgcccgccgctgctccaTCAGCGCccgcatctcctcctccgacgcccccgccaccgccgccatggacggcgAGAGCGAGCCCGTGGTGGTCGCGCTCCCGCTCCCGCTGGAAGACGCCATGAGGAAAGGAGAAAATCTCTCCCCCAAGGAAACTAAAACAAGTGCTCTGCTTTCCCGCAAACAGCTTGCGTGCAAAGCACCAAACCAGAGATCGTTCTTCCGATCGACCGACTAATTACCAGCTAGAACAAGAAACCAAgagaggacgacgacggcgggaACGAAGAAGAGAGGGATTATTATTACgaggaaggaagaaagaaaggaggctagagcgagagggagagggagaggaggaagaagggggcgAGTGGTTTATGAGAAGACATAGAACCAGTAGAGGAAGACGACGGAGAAGGACTGGACGAGGTGCGTTCGTCGGCGGAGCGTGGAGTTGATCATAAACCCGGAGAGCAGGATCTCGCTGATCACCGGCGACATGGCTTCCGCTGCCGTCGTCGCATCCGGTCAGCCTGTGGCCGCCGCTCTCAGCCGCACCCGCCGGGGAAGCATTAGCGGCGCCCCTCGATGTACGTCGGCTCCTACGAACAGAGATCGAAGCTTCCTCGCTAAGCTCGATCGGGTCAGACCgaccaagcaagcaagcaatcaGGGACCTCTCTCTCTGGGTGCTTCTCACTCTCTCTGCCTCTCTGCTTGGCTCTGCTaggggagggaggaagaaggagaggaggagggagggggggtGTTGGGGCAGGGAGCGGGGCGGGATTTATAGAGCCGGTCAGCCGGAGGAAGCCGGGAATGCGATTCCGAGGCGGAGGTCGGAACGGGAATGGGAATCCCATTCCGTGGCGGAGTGGGAATGACGGAATGAGGGCGTGCAGTGCAGTCCGTACGGTCTCGCACGTGCGGTCGGATCCGAGctcaagcagcagcagtgaagggaaaaaaaaaagaagaagagctctGCAGCCTCGGGAATCAAATTGTTGCAGGGACCCGCGGTGGAGGCGTCTAGACTAGAGAGGAGCACGAACTCGCATCGAAACCTCCCGAACATGCCACGCCATCTAGGGCGGGCTTggttggcaaaaaaaaaaagggaaatttAACGAAAATTCGAAGGTTTAGTCCCAAGAAGCTTCTTTAAATTATGACCTTTTATTACATTTAGGTCTCGTTCGATTTGCAGGATTTTCGTGCGAAATCCGATTCAGATGATCGAGAAAGAGGAGTTCTCCAGGGTGTTTGGAAATTTTTCCGACCGTCCATTTGGTCACATCGGACGGCCCCAGATGGATGGTAACCTGCTGGTACCATCACATGGATTGCAAGCGCCGACGCGAGGCCACCGTCCGACGCGATGGCAGACTCTCCGTTGAATCACGCATTGGTTCGGAATATGCAAGAAATTTATCAAGTACAAATAGCTGCGGGGACTGATCATGTGTCATACTTGGACAAAAGTTACGAGCCCGATCTGATCCACCTGCGCGGAGCAAAACTAGTTTTGAGGAAGGAATACATCAATTCAATTGGTAGTATAACTTCTTGCGGGTGAGGACGTCGTGAGGAAGTAGACGTGGTCGGTGTTGCGCCTGGTATTCTCCTTCGGCATGAGCGGCTTCGCTCGGTCCGCTGCGGAGCCGTCGTCCTCCATGGAACCATTTCGCTCGCGTCTCTAGGTTGGCCGCGGCAGAAGACATGAATCACACCTTTAGGCGGCTGGGAGCGAGAAGAGTTTGCCAATTGCGCCCGGGCGGTTGGGAGGACTGGAAATTTGTGAGGAGGTACGGGTACCTTGTGGTACCTCCCAAGTACTGTAGAATTGCTCATCGAGGATTGCATACAAACATTAACCTAGAAGCCTTCTTTTCGTAGGAAACCAGCGGAATGACATGATTCTTT includes:
- the LOC100834921 gene encoding bZIP transcription factor 11, whose product is MASSSGSGSATTTGSLSPSMAAVAGASEEEMRALMEQRRAKRMLSNRESARRSRMRKQRHLDDLAAQAAHLRRENAHVAAALGLTARGLLAVDAENAVLRTQAAELAARLASLNDILSCIGMSAANNNSSGSSGCGGSNSNSNSNTAAAAAVALTVAAAAAATGGDPLLLGGFDGALDDMFRSSPDLFMFQPC